A stretch of DNA from Gasterosteus aculeatus chromosome 7, fGasAcu3.hap1.1, whole genome shotgun sequence:
ACTTCATACGGCTTAAAGCTTCTGGGCGGGATTTTTTTGCATGAGTCTACAGCCAGTCGACTGAGCATGCACCCAAATGCAAAGACCCAAATACGCAAAACTGTTACAGCTCTCAGACGCCCCATCGCCATTTTCGTTGTTATAGATTTAATTTATAAAATAAGTTCTATAGTGTACAGAGTCTCCCAGCATTCCCATCCATGAGTACCTGATGCTTATTTTCTCTTCCTGACAGACTATCGGTGCTGCTTTTGTTGCCAAACCCATCCAGGTTGGGGAGAAGGTGATCACGCTGGGAATATGGGTGAGTTCCAGGCTGCCTGATGTGCCTTTTagggaggctttttttttaatcgtctTTCAAGCCTACATCGCCCCCAATGCAACTCAACCACAGCTAATTCATTTCTTCCATCCATGGACTTTTACGTTTTTATACAAATTTCCAATAATCTATGAATTGCACTCACTTGAAAAGGTATTTCACGTTTTCAGTGAACATGTAGCTTTGAGACTTATCTTACTTAAGTAAAATCTTAACACGATAAACTTTGATTAAGTTATCAAGGTACCGTTGATCATACATATAATACACGCACAGAACGGCTAATTCTTCTGTGTCAGAAACTAAACCAAAGAAACAATTGTCAGTTTTAGTAAATAATAGTAGAGTTTTCCTTCCCATCGTCATGTATTTATACGTTGTTTTATTTCTACCTGCGTTATCGTGTGGACGATAACAAGTGATTCCACAGCCTTTAGGGGCAATGACTTTGGCGTCCGTCACACTGTTGGATAACAAAGCATTCAAAGCCTGAATGGGGTTTGCAGGAATGTAGACTAAATATTTCTTATCAGATGCCAGAAGTAAGGACCGAGACGTTCCAAAGGACTTCAAAGGGCAGCTGGAAGGTGGATCTCAGCGTTTTTCTCTCCCTACCGTCTCACTCAGGACACGGCGGGATCAGAGCGCTACGAGGCCATGAGCAGGATCTACTACAGAGGAGCCCGGGCCGCCATCGTCTGCTACGGTAAAAACCTACGCCCCAGTGGCCCTAAGCGGTCCACAAcctggggcggggggggctatATGCATCTGTAGATGGACAAAACTGAACTGTGTGCACGTGGTTCGTTTTTGTGGTGTTTCAAAGGGGAACCGAGTACCGCTGATAGCGACAGCAGGTGAATTCGTTCAAGTATCGGGACGACCGCAGATGTTATTTCGAGCGTCGCCCAACAAAGGAACCTTTTGACTTCAGGACGAGGCGTTGTGTTTACATGCGTGTTGTTTTGGACTTTCAGATATGACTGACACCAGCAGCTTCCAGCGAGCTCGGTTCTGGGTGAAGGAGCTGCAGAACTGTGAGGAAGTAAGTCTGGAGTTAAATAAAAGCGGGcggtttttatctttttatcctTCATCGTTAAGATGTTTGCTGAAAAGCCATAAAATACCCGATGAAAGAATAAGGAAACGTGACGATGAATCTGTTCAGACATTTGATCCTATGATACCTTTCAAAAGCATTTAGGTTTAACATCCAGGTGCATACCGATGTGCACCAGATATATACACACGTACACGCATTTAGCTCAGTGACATCGTGGTATGTTCGTCTCGTCTGTCCAGCACTGTAAGATCTACCTGTGCGGCACGAAGAGCGACCTGATCCAGGGGGATCGAAGCCTGCGGCAGATCGACCACCACGACGCGCAGGACTTTGCTGACGGTGAGAACCGCAATTAACCCTCCTCCTCGGGTACAAGTAGTTTCATTCACATTAATGCAGCTTTCTTTATTTAGTAGTAGCACAAAACAGCATAAAAAATGgttttatctttaaaaaggccagaaaaaaatcaaatagttaaacagttttttttagttaaataTCATACAAGACTTGTTTTCATTGTACTAATGGACAAATTGCACAATTCTGGGTCCTAATTCCTGGCCATTTAGTTCCTCGTGGTTTCCCCCTCATGCTTTCAGACTTTCAGACCTTTCAACTGAGAAACAGGTAAAAGCCAAAAGATCTCGAACTGACCTCTGCGAACCCTGAGGAACTAGTTTGAGGCTCGACATTCTGGCCGTGTTAACAGAGTTAATCTTTAAACCTGAAAAACGGTTCCACTATTTACACGGTCATTTCTGAAATTCGGTTACTGCCCCAACTGGGGAATGATTCTTGTAAACCTGCTGAACACGGTTAAAGGGTATTAAGAGATGTTTGACCTCAATCGGCCGCAGTTGGCGTGCAGACTCTTTCAAACCCGCCTGACTGATTTTTATAACCGTTTCGCTTTGCTTCACAGAAATCGGCGCCGTGCACGTCGAGACCTCCAGCAAAACGGGAAATAACGTGGGTGAGTTGTGCGTTCAGTCGTCCCGCAGGGCGCTTCTAACACGGCGCTTCTAACACCGAGATCACGGCTGTGTTCATTCTGGAGGAAGTGAGTTTTCCTCACAACTCTGATATTGACCAATGTTCTTATGGGGCCCAAACGCATTTTATTACTGtaacaaccccctccccccttccaaGTCAGGAAATACGCTCATCAGAAGTCAGTTTGGAACATTTGAACAGGAAGCCTCATCTTAGCAGGTTAACCACTTTTGAATTCCTCCTTTCAAACACGCACGTCAACTTGTAAATAGTTTACTAATTTAATGACGTTATTAAGAAATGAGGTAAACTATAAAGGTAGAAGCTGAGCTGCGATGTAATCCCAATTTCACATTTAGATTTGCTAATGATAACGAAATCACACTGTATTCTTTCAGATCGGTAAGAGTCCTCAAACCTCAACAATACTTGGACCATTACATCGTTCTAACATTTTAGATTATCATTCCACCAGAAAACTAATAAATGATTCAACTCGTGACACGGGGGGGATGAGCGTCCCTCAGGTCACGATGGTCGAGAGTTGAAGCCTTAACTGCAGAATAAGGTCTTATTAAAGCATTAAGAAGGATGTGACCGACCGCTTTGTGTGGTCCAAAAATGCGTCACTTCAACAGCCGGGGGCCCATCGACTGTGAGATGTGGGAGGAGCTTCCAACAAATGGCCTCCCAGCTGAAGGATAGAGAACtgaataacagaaatgattagtACCATCAAAGTGGGCAAGAGTGAAGTGTCTGCTATTTGGAAATCTGCCTCTTGAATGATTGTGAAAAAGGAAGTGCATAAATAAGACGTGCAGGTTATGAGTCAAGCGAGACAATCTCAAAGCAAACCATGCATTCTAAATAGTTAATGGACTATTTAAACAAATCGCCTATAAACGGCTTTTTAACCCGCGAACAACGCTCCTCAGCCGCCTGCTTTTTTTCAGAATTTGACCTTGATGACAGAGTCGAATCCATGTCAATGATAAGCCACCGAGCGGCCGCCACTCATTCCTGCTCCGTGATGCTCGACAGCACTCGACCGCTCGCCAACGCCCTCCCGCTCGCCAGCGCTTTCCCAGCTTCGCTGATCAGAAAAGAGAAACCGGCACACCGATGAGACCGTGAAGTAATACAGTGCAGCTTAACTAATGACACGCTAACATGGCTCCATTCTTCCATCCGCCCGACAGACGAGCTGTTCCAGAGAGTCGCGGAGGATTACAACACCAGCGCCTTCCAGTATATGACAGGTGACTGTCCCAGTACGTATTAAACATGGCGACCACTTCGTTTGAGCAGCCTTTGCTTGCATGCAGGGGAACCTGCGTCCAACGAGGATTtcgatatttttattttttttcatttgcttttatACTATCAGCTGTTTTCtggaaaacaatgttgtggagGTCGTTCCAACTCCACCTGTAGTCGCTCATTTATTAGCTAAAGAGAAAAGGTGCCCATTGATGCCTCACTCATTAGAATCCAGTAGCATAAATAACTCTGAAACGGCCGCTGTGTGTCTACTTTTACTGATAAGTAGTGATGAGTACTTCTACACTGTATTAAATGTACCACAATCACTTAAATTGCGATCAAGGggattagcctagcttagcacaaaaaacaactgaaaacaaGTAGCCTGGCTCCAGcccaaggaccccccccccccccatcgttcACCTCCCGAACGAAACTAAATACGAGCTTTTGAACATGAAGTCGCTTCCTGTTTTTCAGCGGAGGAGACGGGAGTGGACTTGGGCCAGAAGAAGGACTCGTATTTCTACTCCTGTTGCCATAACAACTGATGCCGCGGGGCAATAAGGGAAACGCCAAAAGGTGGATACGGCGGGCGGGCGGCGGCGGTGTGATAACTGGAATCCAAATCacagaagaaaggaaaagaaaacaaacaagcagttcTATCAAAAACTTCTTATGTTCATTTCTTTGGCGCCATAAAGAACTGACGGCTTCAAGACTTTATGGACGAGGATCCATTGCATGgctgatcacccccccccccgcacgtcTGAATCGGTGGCGTTTATCAATGTGGATCCCACTGgacgtgtgtgtgaggtgtgcaGTGCttccgggggggaggggggggttgtttacaGCAGTTTGGTTTTTGTTGACTCATTTAACCTCGTTGTGGAAACCCTGTTTTCAGTCATATTTGATGAAGTGTTTACAAATGGAGTGACGCTACAAAGAAGTAGAAATACTCAAAATGAATTGTTCTTTTGCAAGTCGGGTGAAACCCCAGAATGAATTGATAACGATGAGTCTTATGAAGTCATTATTACTCCGTACAAGGTCACGTTTGTCCAAAGCATTTACGAAGACGTTGGATGTTCTGATTTAATTGGCGACTACAATGACAACATCTCTAATTCAACTGCATGGCCCGAGCTCACAGTTAATTTTTCCACATTTAATCTCCAAACGATAAATTTTTAAATTTCAATTGCAAGGTACACGATGTGGAAACGTGACGTGGAATCTTTCTGTCAGTGAAACGCTCCTTCAAAACTCTGAAAGGTCAAAGAGACAAAGTTCCCCTCTTCTGTGGTGAGAGTTTCACCAACGAGGGAAAACAAACCCTGTGGTGGGTGAATGTTGTAACACGGCTAAAAACTGTCGTCTTTATGTCCTCACAGCTGTATTCAACGTAAACACTCTTAATTTATTGCCTTTTAAGTTGTGCTGCCAGGAAGATGTGGGGAAGTAAACTGACACAATCTCAGCTCCCCTCATGTTGCTGCTTTCTTGTGTTGATTTTGATGCACAATATTTTATACTGAAAGTCTGTTTAAGACGCACCGGTGTAAAGTACAAATATGTTCTGTGTAATTAAAAGCttgttgaaatgtttaaaagtgCTGAAAGATTTTATAGTGATTGATCCAAACTGTTTTGCCTTTGTGTATAATTGAGCTTTTTTTATGCATTTGATGAAAATTGGCCACACGCTGTTTGTCAAAATCTAATGCAAATCATCACCAACCTTAACGTGAAAGCAGAGCGGAATCTGTGGTCAAAGAACACCTTTATTTGGGGTCAGTTTGGTGTTTCTAAATGCTTTCtcttatttcacttttatttagcttattttaaatgtatcgtGTCGTCACCCCGAACGAGAACATTTACATAAACGCTTGTGCCTCAAAAAGGGACGTTACGATACGGCAAATAAAATCACTTGAAATCAGCAAAAGCGTCActggaatgaaataaataagcGTTTAGTCCACCTCACGAATTTAGGAACTTTCTGACGTGTCAGAATTGATAATCAGGACAAAAAATATAGATTTTCAAAATCTCATTGTCCCATTATAAATGTAACTTTTCATATTAGATTATTTTCAACTGGTTAACCCATCATTCATTTGCTGTACTTATCACCATGGTGTGAATTATATGACTAGAATCTTTGGTTTTATATACGGCTGGGAAGTACAGAATGAACATGCAATATAAATGTCTTTACCTGCAGGTTTAGTCATTATAGACCTTATTGTCCCCACTGATCATTCGTTGACCttgataaatattcattttcattgtgGTCCATAGATTAGTGTTGTGAATGCAGAAACCCtggataaaaaataataaaagctgtTATAATAAGGCTGATTTGTTATTTATCAAATGAAGGGTTTAAGATGCATCGTTTGAGTGCCTCGTGTTGACTGTGAATGTATTGATACATGTTTACACTCTCGTATTCTTTGGCTTGTAATAGTATTTTCTTTGCCAAACATGTATTTTAAATCTTTACATGCGGTGAGTCTGTTTCCacttcatctcttttttttaaaactcaccTGCACAGTTGTTTCTACTCATTTCAGATGATTAGAGCTCCTCTGTGGCTTCCCCTTCCTTCTCATGGCTGAATccaaaagaaaatgtctctGGCAACATCTACAAGTTGTGAAGGGTGAAAATTAAAGTTTACCGCGACATTGTCCTTTTCCTGTTTGGTTATTAGGTGGCAGAGATGGACGTTCACATCTCAGATTCAGattctcttcagactctacctcgactaaagactaacaaattgtagcacttaaattgtacttgtaacgtcactcatctatagcaaattgtaaattggcttttttgaggaaattgcactttcttgtttcttgttctcctgagtttgtaccctatggttgaatgcacttattgtacgtcgctttggataaaagcgtcagctaaatgacatgtaatgtaatgtaattccctccacaatttccttttttcaaaacattttttcactaACTATaccacatttcttttcatggcatttaaaaaaaaaattccaaagAAATTCCGAACTaatattcaaaaatgtttttcatgacATATTTCGATCTAAACTACTTTGATTGAACACTTCGAACTaatgtttttgacttttttataatttatctacatattttgaattgttttcaaaacatttaacttACTCATTTTTCTTTCCGTGACATATTTCGACCTAAAATATTTGACCGAAGGtattttgactttaaaaaaaaaacatttttcaaattattttacATCAACCAAAGCAGCTGAATGGAAAAGGCCCATTTGACCAGTTTGCTACGTAGCTACAGCTGAATCACGGCTGTATTAAGAGTCACTCAAAGCACCACAGGATTTGACATCTTAAAAGGTCTCTGCAAAGCCGTTTCTGTGCATATTCTACACTAAATATATATCTTATTCCGTGCAGGACAGTAAAACATGAACACAGCTTAGATTAAAGGATATTTAATCTTGTCCTTTGGATAAAACACTAATGATTGTTTGATTAACATTCAGCAACAACTTTTCCAGTGATGCTAATTTACAGTTGGCGTTCTGAAAACGGGCTTGAGgttgaaaaagaaacacttttttCTTCCCAACATTATATTTTTCAAACCACTTCCTGGCAGACTGAATGGTGATGTCATTTAATTGAACAAACGTAAAGCCCCGTGGGATTTAAAAAGCCTTATGCCATCAAAACAATAAGATGGCTCACAGTAATATAGTGATAATAATAGTGAATATCTACACATCTTGTAGC
This window harbors:
- the rab24 gene encoding ras-related protein Rab-24 isoform X1, with protein sequence MSAMRVDAKVVMLGKESVGKTSLVERYVHHRFLVGPYQNTIGAAFVAKPIQVGEKVITLGIWDTAGSERYEAMSRIYYRGARAAIVCYDMTDTSSFQRARFWVKELQNCEEHCKIYLCGTKSDLIQGDRSLRQIDHHDAQDFADEIGAVHVETSSKTGNNVDELFQRVAEDYNTSAFQYMTGDCPTEETGVDLGQKKDSYFYSCCHNN
- the rab24 gene encoding ras-related protein Rab-24 isoform X2, encoding MSAMRVDAKVVMLGKESVGKTSLVERYVHHRFLVGPYQNTIGAAFVAKPIQVGEKVITLGIWDTAGSERYEAMSRIYYRGARAAIVCYDMTDTSSFQRARFWVKELQNCEEHCKIYLCGTKSDLIQGDRSLRQIDHHDAQDFADEIGAVHVETSSKTGNNVDELFQRVAEDYNTSAFQYMTAEETGVDLGQKKDSYFYSCCHNN